The following proteins come from a genomic window of Metarhizium brunneum chromosome 2, complete sequence:
- the TAF10 gene encoding Transcription initiation factor TFIID subunit 10 yields MTSEAPENPSSQPVTQNGQAEQQEIPDGPNPPPELPSGQDRLPTRKDTSLREFLNKIDDCAPIIPDAVTSYYMTKAGLPPPPQTDARLARLLALATQKFIADIAADAYQYSRIRASSNTNNPMGTLGAAAGFPIPGQQAGQPGNKDQGKGAPLGIQRPGYGGGGQGGSQNRTVLTMEDLGMAVGEYGVNVKRSEFYR; encoded by the exons ATGACGAGCGAGGCGCCAGAGAATCCCAGTTCCCAGCCAGTCACTCAAAACGGGCAGGCGGAACAGCAGGAAATCCCCGATGGCCCAAATCCCCCGCCCGAGCTCCCGTCGGGGCAAGATCGACTGCCAACGCGAAAGGATACATCACTACGAGAGTTCTTGAACAAGATCGACGACTGCGCCCCCATT ATTCCCGACGCCGTGACCAGCTACTACATGACCAAGGCGGgcctcccgccgccgccgcagaccGACGCCCGCCTGGCGCGGCTGCTCGCGCTGGCGACGCAAAAGTTCATCGCCGACATTGCCGCCGACGCGTACCAGTACAGCCGCATCCGCGCCTCgagcaacaccaacaacccGATGGGCACGCTCGGCGCGGCCGCTGGGTTCCCCATCCCCGGGCAACAGGCGGGCCAGCCTGGCAACAAGGACCAGGGGAAGGGGGCGCCGCTGGGGATCCAGCGCCCCGGGTACGGCGGCGGAGGGCAGGGCGGGAGCCAGAACAGGACGGTTCTGACCATGGAGGATCTGGGCATGGCGGTGGGGGAGTATGGCGTCAATGTGAAGCGGAGCGAGTTTTATCGCTAG
- the KdelR gene encoding ER lumen protein-retaining receptor: protein MVLNVFRIAADLSHLASILILLHKMTQLNSCSGISFKSQALYLFVYVTRYLDLFSTESLYNLAFKIMFIGSQGYIIYLMTNAYKPTNDPNVDTFRVQYLLAGAAVLAVLFPYKYTFSEIMWAFSIWLESVAILPQLFMLQRTGEAETITTHYLFALGSYRALYIPNWIYRYFVDTHYKTDWIAIIAGIIQTVLYSDFFYVYYTKVLKGKKFKLPV, encoded by the exons ATGGTCCTCAACGTATTCCGTATTGCTG CGGATCTCTCGCATTTGGCGAGTATCCTAATCTTGCTACACAAGATGACCCAGCTTAAC AGCTGTTCTGGCATCTCGTTCAAATCACAAGCCCTCTACCTCTTTGTCTACGTGACGCGATATCTCG ACCTTTTCTCGACCGAGAGTTTATACAACTTGGCCTTTAAGATCATGTTCATCGGATCCCAGGGATACATCATCTACCTCATGACCAACGCCTACAAGCCTACAAACGATCCCAACGTCGACACCTTCCGCGTCCAGTACCTCCTCGCTGGCGCCGCTGTGCTGGCCGTTCTGTTCCCTTACAAGTACACCTTTTCCGAAATCATGTGGGCCTTTTCCATCTGGCTGGAGTCTGTGGCCATCCTTCCCCAGCTCTTCATGCTTCAGAGAACTGGCGAGGCCGAAACCATCACAACGCACTACCTGTTCGCTCTGGGTAGCTACCGAGCCCTGTACATTCCCAACTGGATCTACCGATATTTCGTGGACACCCACTACAAGACTGATTGGATCGCCATCATTGCCGGCATCATTCAGACTGTCTTGTATAGTGACTTCTTCTACGTCTACTACACCAAGGTcctcaagggcaagaagtTCAAGCTCCCTGTCTAA
- the YQ77 gene encoding Ubiquitin and WLM domain-containing metalloprotease: MTDAHESCASGSESGWVTITVSHRKHNYTFELAEDATVTDLFDDIAATLDIPVAHQKILVPKGPLLKSPFKQPDTPLASLQGKTLTLLGCGAAEAQAVQDMSAKVAQRNAARAAQKAKMKHHAQRRSRPRSPDDARYTFLQVRPLQGLPHPETSQKLLLRLKEDPGVRAAMRKHRFTVSLLTEMEPLAHTQATHEGTSRTLGLNRNQGEVIELRLRTDAHDGYRDYKTIRKTLCHELAHNVHGPHDRQFWDLCRQIEREVDAADWKSGGHTVGETSRYAVAGLADGEEDEHEDDGGWTGGEFVLGGAGNIGAGMSRREILAQAALERQRKEDEAERKACDAAEKGWRPCQRSQQPSDKRE, translated from the coding sequence ATGACCGACGCACACGAGAGCTGCGCATCGGGCTCCGAGTCGGGCTGGGTCACCATCACCGTGTCCCACCGCAAGCACAACTACACATTTGAGCTGGCAGAAGACGCCACCGTGACCGACTTATTCGACGACATCGCGGCGACGCTCGACATCCCCGTCGCGCACCAAAAGATACTCGTGCCCAAGGGCCCCCTGCTCAAGTCGCCCTTCAAGCAGCCCGACACGCCGCTCGCCAGCCTGCAAGGGAAGACGCTGACGCTCCTGGGctgcggcgccgccgaggcccaGGCCGTCCAGGACATGTCGGCCAAGGTCGCGCAGAGAAACGCCGCGCGCGCCgcgcaaaaggccaagatgaagCACCATGCGCAGCGGCGCAGCCGGCCCAGGTCCCCCGACGACGCTAGGTACACCTTTCTCCAGGTCCGGCCGCTGCAGGGCCTGCCGCACCCCGAGACGAgccagaagctgctgctgcggctcAAGGAGGACCCGGGCGTCAGGGCCGCCATGCGGAAGCACCGGTTCACCGTGTCGCTGCTGACCGAGATGGAGCCGCTGGCGCACACGCAGGCCACGCACGAGGGCACGTCGAGGACGCTCGGGCTCAACCGCAACCAGGGCGAGGTCATTgagctgcggctgcggaCCGACGCCCACGACGGGTACCGCGACTACAAGACCATCCGCAAGACGCTGTGCCACGAGCTCGCGCACAACGTGCACGGCCCGCACGACCGGCAGTTCTGGGACCTGTGCCGCCAGATCGAGCGGGAGGTGGACGCCGCGGACTGGAAGTCGGGCGGCCACACCGTCGGCGAGACGTCGAGGTATGCCGTTGCGGGGCTGGCCGAcggggaggaggacgagcacgaggacgacggcggGTGGACGGGCGGCGAGTTTGTGCTCGGGGGCGCTGGGAATATCGGCGCGGGCATGAGCCGGCGTGAGATCCTGGCCCAGGCTGCGCTCGAGCGGCAGAGGAAGGAGGATGAGGCGGAGCGCAAGGCCTGCGACGCGGCTGAGAAGGGGTGGCGGCCGTGCCAGAGGTCGCAGCAGCCGAGCGATAAGAGGGAGTAG
- the NTLS gene encoding Nitrilase, producing MPVIRVGTASPATGPTKAATLRHLSDLARRAAAQSIDILLLPEAYIGGYPRGTAFGAVIGDRPYEGREEFARYFDQAADLGDTVGGGAGAGARWVKRELGGDDDLPRGDGTREELEKIASETGVFIVTGIIEKTGGSLYCAVVYVCPKAGIIGKRRKVMPTGTERLCWAQGSPATLKAVSTVIRGQRVNIGAAICWENYMPFVRQALYEQNINLYLAPTADGRDAWMGLMRTVGVEGRCFVVSSNMAVRKDGSAQVASSQPSPTRSRARRSSTFTDQGFEIALPSVSPTRRRRRKSVFDEDGNEIVLGCDESNGAEKNGTSPGAQPKSTVATADGWVSRGGSSIVNPFGDVLAGPQWEDDEGLIFADIDLRECIRGRLDLDTAGHYSRNDSFKFTVAGLDLDPLPY from the exons ATGCCTGTGATCCGCGTGGGAACTGCTTCGCCGGCCACCGGCCCCACCAAGGCCGCGACCCTCCGACACTTGTCCGACCTGGCTCGCCGAGCTGCCGCCCAATCCATTGACATTCTCCTGCTCCCCGAGGCCTACATTGGCGGCTACCCGCGCGGCACCGCATTTGGCGCCGTCATTGGCGATCGCCCCTATGAGGGAAGAGAGGAGTTTGCCAGGTACTTTGACCAGGCTGCCGACCTGGGGGACACCGTAGGCGGGGGTGCCGGAGCGGGAGCTAGATGGGTCAAGAGGgagcttggtggtgatgatgacttgCCGAGGGGAGATGGCACGagggaggagctggagaaaATTGCCAGCGAGACCGGCGTTTTCATTGTCACGGGCATCATTGAAAAGACGGGCGGCAGCTTATATTGCGCTGTAGTGTACGTGTGCCCCAAGGCCGGTATCATTGGAAAGCGACGCAAGGTCATGCCT ACCGGCACAGAACGCCTTTGCTGGGCTCAAGGATCGCCCGCCACCCTAAAGGCCGTCTCAACCGTCATCCGGGGCCAACGAGTCAATATCGGGGCCGCCATCTGTTGGGAAAACTACATGCCCTTTGTCCGCCAAGCCCTTTACGAGCAAAACATCAACTTATACCTGGCCCCGACTGCAGACGGCCGAGACGCGTGGATGGGCCTCATGCGCACAGTCGGCGTCGAGGGGCGGTGCTTCGTTGTGAGCAGCAACATGGCGGTACGCAAAGACGGCAGCGCTCAGGTTGCATCGTCGCAGCCAAGCCCTACCCGTTCCCGAGCGAGACGCAGCTCGACATTTACTGACCAGGGCTTCGAAATTGCTCTGCCGTCTGTGAGCCCTACCCGTCGCAGGCGCAGAAAGTCTGTGTttgacgaggacggcaaCGAAATCGTTCTTGGGTGTGATGAATCAAACGGTGCCGAAAAGAATGGTACCTCCCCTGGAGCTCAACCCAAGTCAACCGTCGCCACGGCTGACGGATGGGTGTCCCGCGGCGGGTCGTCGATTGTCAACCCGTTTGGAGACGTTCTCGCCGGGCCACAGtgggaagatgacgaggggCTCATCTTTGCGGATATTGATCTGAGGGAGTGCATCCGAGGAAGATTGGACCTTGATACGGCAGGGCACTATTCCCGGAATGATTCGTTCAAGTTTACTGTGGCTGGGCTAGACTTGGACCCCTTGCCGTACTAG
- the spk-1_1 gene encoding Serine/threonine-protein kinase spk-1, translating into MGFWLPRHISLCRATTARASSLSSCLKLHIASSSPRSQYSTTSTPPAEYGYIHGVEHLSDYRPGGYHPLHIDDRLHKRYRIVHKLGHGAFSTAWLAIDEKTTKYVAIKLGTADADRSELDMLSQITQSPVSRSILEDQPSPLPVVLDRFDVGGPNGTHPCLVTLPARCSLRDAREASGSFLFQLDVARSLAAQLVMAVSLVHARGYAHGDLHLGNLLLQMPSSLNTLSVEQLYARYGEPEREPVVCLDGEAASADPGVPSYAVPSVWMGVPSNGITLGEAKLILSDFGVAFRPGDKSRFESYTPVVLRPPEAFFEPATPLTFASDIWSLGCVIFELLAHRSLIDGFLAPQDEITAQQVELQGPMPSEWWGRWEKRLKWYDEAGRPLSNASDIWSWERRFEQWVQKPRQSRGMETIREDERDALFELLRWMLAWIPSERPDITKVLKANWITRWALPSYQKGLEGRLP; encoded by the exons ATGGGTTTTTGGCTGCCGCGTCACATTTCTTTGTGCCGCGCGACAACCGCAAGAGCTTCCTCTTTGAGCTCCTGTCTTAAACTGCACATAGCATCGAGCTCCCCCCGGTCGCAGTACTCGACCACGTCAACACCACCTGCCGAGTACGGGTATATCCATGGAGTAGAGCATCTCAGTGACTACCGGCCTGGCGGCTATCACCCACTTCATATCGACGATCGACTTCACAAACGATATCGAATAGTGCACAAGCTGGGCCACGGCGCCTTCTCCACTGCCTGGCTTGCCATCGAcgagaagacgacaaagTATGTCGCCATCAAACTCGGCACCGCGGATGCCGATCGCAGCGAGCTTGATATGCTCTCCCAGATCACACAGAGCCCCGTAAGCCGCAGCATCTTGGAAGACCAGCCGTCGCCGCTTCCCGTCGTACTTGATCGATTCGACGTTGGCGGGCCTAATGGCACTCATCCATGCCTCGTGACCCTTCCGGCACGATGCAGCTTGCGGGACGCGAGGGAGGCATCGGGTAGCTTTCTGTTTCAGCTTGACGTTGCCAGATCTCTTGCTGCGCAACTAGTCATGGCCGTGTCCCTCGTCCATGCTAGGGGTTATGCCCATGGCG ATCTTCATCTCGGTAACCTTCTCTTACAGATGCCCTCATCACTCAATACCTTGTCAGTAGAGCAACTCTACGCACGGTACGGGGAGCCGGAACGAGAGCCAGTAGTTTGTCTGGACGGCGAGGCAGCATCAGCAGACCCCGGGGTTCCTTCTTATGCGGTGCCTTCAGTATGGATGGGCGTACCAAGCAATGGCATAACCCTGGGCGAGGCAAAGTTGATACTAAGCGATTTTGGAGTTGCCTTCCGGCCGGGCGACAAGTCTCGATTTGAGTCATATACGCCCGTTGTCCTCCGCCCACCCGAGGCATTCTTTGAGCCCGCAACGCCTCTTACCTTTGCCTCTGATATTTGGAGCCTTGGTTGCGTGATTTTTGAGCTTCTCGCCCACAGGTCGCTCATCGACGGGTTCCTCGCACCGCAGGACGAGATCACTGCACAGCAGGTAGAACTGCAGGGTCCCATGCCATCCGAGTGGTGGGGAAGATGGGAGAAGCGGCTGAAGTGGTACGATGAAGCTGGCAGGCCTTTAAGCAATGCGTCTGATATCTGGTCATGGGAACGGCGGTTCGAGCAGTGGGTGCAAAAACCGCGACAATCTCGGGGCATGGAAACGATTAGGGAAGACGAGCGGGATGCGCTGTTTGAGCTCCTCCGGTGGATGCTTGCATGGATACCAAGCGAGCGACCGGACATAACCAAAGTGCTAAAAGCAAATTGGATAACAAGATGGGCATTACCCTCATACCAGAAAGGCTTGGAAGGGCGTTTACCTTGA
- the prtT_2 gene encoding Transcriptional activator of proteases prtT: MESNAPCLPGVAALRESFGDGKPPEISRKITACVACRRQKIKCHMTNGKAPCARCKKRSLPCTVNRSLQMLLEEDISWKQAVGQRVQRLEHAIGAVAKKLDMPELRELFGEQAELSAMLGHGQRTTPAGGSSSSSSSHVDPLPDHSWQITVDPQCEPSSMPASCIAQVPGAGASAGNASRKPHLVSKGLISLEEARVLFAVYQDRLDHLLYRILGDEASLEAAMESSPLLTAAVCTVGALHSAQLGHLYDACLAELKMLFTTGSLSRQHNTDDVRGLCIGGFWLSSLSWASSGSAVRIASEIQLHHAIYKALEGDRDAYLETRLYYHVYVCDHHTSVLYGRPPMSHECVSINSAAALLETEHAVEDDVRLVSQVKIWSVYGAIFDCFGTETAKPVSPSQMPQLRRFAIALDTWHADWRERFRPHEKVGNYPAKGVGLHFNFAKLYLCSHAFRGLHAEPGPEPASTPLAPELHEVANTAVVCAASILGALNADQEVQLLLNGLSLCFDMMITFAVVFLLKVVTKYPGTIWMDKARILDIVSQTVCILDRGAALMNQRHLLVSVGPALRKLLQKVQETPSTASEAGVGHAPSSRDASVSRRSEMDWVQNFGSFEDFDFYAMLPDPNSWSVDLDFGGVLDHAHPQ; this comes from the exons atggagAGCAACGCCCCGTGTCTCCCTggcgtggcggcgctgagaGAATcctttggcgacggcaagccTCCCGAAATCAGCAGAAAGATTACAGCCTGCGTTGCGTGTCGCCGGCAAAAG ATCAAGTGCCACATGACAAATGGCAAGGCCCCGTGCGCCCGGTGCAAGAAGCGATCTCTTCCGTGCACCGTGAACCGCAGCCTGCAGATGCTATTAGAAGAGGACATCAG CTGGAAGCAGGCCGTCGGGCAAAGGGTCCAGCGTCTCGAGCATGCCATTGGCGCCGTAGCAAAGAAGCTCGACATGCCGGAACTGCGTGAGCTATTTGGCGAGCAGGCTGAGCTCAGTGCCATGCTGGGACATGGTCAGCGCACCACGCCCgcgggcggcagcagcagcagcagcagcagccacgtCGACCCTTTGCCTGACCATTCATGGCAAATCACCGTCGATCCGCAGTGTgagccgtcgtcgatgccggcCTCGTGCATTGCCCAGGTGCCCGGCGCCGGAGCCTCGGCAGGCAACGCATCGCGAAAGCCGCATCTCGTGTCAAAGGGGTTGATATCGCTCGAGGAAGCAAGAGTCCTGTTCGCCGTGTACCAAGACCGGCTCGACCACCTGCTGTACCGGATcctgggcgacgaggccagcctggaggcggccatggagagCTCGCCGCTGCTCACGGCGGCCGTGTGCACCGTCGGGGCGCTGCATTCCGCGCAGCTGGGCCATCTCTACGACGCGTGtctcgccgagctcaagaTGCTCTTCACGACGGGGTCGCTGTCGCGGCAGCACAACACCGACGACGTCCGGGGCCTCTGCATCGGCGGCTTCTGGCTGAGCAGCCTGTCGTGGGCGTCGTCGGGATCCG CCGTGCGGATCGCGTCCGAGATCCAACTCCACCACGCGATATACAAGGCCCTCGAGGGCGACCGGGACGCATACCTCGAGACGCGGCTCTACTACCACGTCTACGTGTGCGACCACCACACGTCGGTCCTGTACGGCCGCCCGCCCATGTCCCACGAGTGCGTCAGCATCAACTCGGCCGCGGCGCTGCTCGAGACGGAGcacgccgtcgaggacgacgtcCGCCTCGTCTCCCAGGTCAAGATATGGTCCGTCTACGGCGCCATATTCGACTGCTTCGGCACCGAGACCGCCAAGCCCGTCTCGCCCTCCCAGATGCCTCAGCTGCGCCGCTTCGCCATCGCCCTCGACACGTGGCACGCCGACTGGCGCGAGCGCTTCCGCCCTCACGAAAAGGTCGGCAACTATCCCGCCAAGGGCGTCGGCCTTCACTTCAACTTTGCCAAGCTGTACCTCTGCTCCCACGCCTTCCGGGGCCTGCACGCGGAGCCCGGGCCCGAGCCGGCGTCGACCCCCTTGGCGCCGGAGCTGCACGAGGTGGCCAACACGGCCGTCGTctgcgccgcctccatccTGGGCGCCTTGAACGCCGACCAGGAGGTGCAGCTGCTGCTCAACGGCCTCTCGCTGTGCTTCGACATGATGATTacctttgccgtcgtcttcttgcTCAAGGTGGTGACAAAGTACCCCGGCACCATCTGGATGGACAAGGCCCGCATCCTCGATATTGTGAGCCAGACCGTCTGCATTCTCGACAGGGGCGCTGCCTTGATGAACCAGAGGCACCTGCTTGTTTCTGTTGGCCCGGCGTTGCGCAAGCTGCTCCAAAAGGTGCAGGAGACGCCGTCGACTGCGTCCGAGGCGGGCGTTGGCCATGCGCCCTCGTCTCGTGATGCGTCTGTTTCCCGACGGAGCGAGATGGACTGGGTGCAGAACTTTGGTAGTTTTGAGGATTTTGACTTTTATGCCATGCTGCCCGATCCCAATTCTTGGTCTGTCGATCTGGATTTCGGCGGTGTGTTGGACCATGCCCATCCGCAGTGA
- the PR1_2 gene encoding Cuticle-degrading protease — protein MIPSALLLLLPMTAAAPASKRAEPAPLIVPRDDSGVFHGQYTVILKDDSDSQALTNVMELIPGNASQVYGNLFKGFTAELDEASLGALRDHPAVDFVEMDQKVSLPDEPQGKVDAVEADPNATAPVVGPQSPVPSHPDQVFRRYNGLTQYLNNPNGGEGVCAYVVDSGVDVTHPEFGGRAHMVKSTVDWHGQDWVGHGTHVAGILGSNSYGVAKRVTIYGIKALSERPDASGISNMIAGLDYVAQDAPHRHCPNGIVVNLSAGIAERIYALNRAARGLVERGYFVAVAAGNEGHDARFNSPASEPSICTVGDYRYRDSNFGPAVDIQAPAVNVLSTVPGGRIYRLTGTSMASPFIAGLAASIASAHHQRAGPDLCAWMVQRATPQ, from the exons ATGATTCcgtctgctcttcttctACTATTGCCCATGACGGCCGCAGCGCCTGCCTCGAAGCGCGCCGAGCCCGCCCCCCTGATCGTTCCCCGTGATGACTCTGGCGTCTTCCACGGCCAATATACCGTCATTCTAAAGGATGACAGCGATTCTCAAGCTCTAACTAATGTTATGGAACTGATCCCAGGTAATGCCTCGCAGGTCTACGGGAACCTGTTCAAGGGCTTTACCGCGGAGCTTGATGAAGCTAGTCTCGGGGCCCTGCGAGACCACCCTGCG GTCGACTTTGTGGAAATGGACCAAAAGGTCTCTCTTCCCGACGAGCCGCAGGGCAAGGtggacgccgtcgaggcAGACCCCAACGCGACGGCCCCTGTTGTCGGACCGCAGAGCCCGGTCCCCTCGCATCCTGATCAAGTTTTCCGACGATACAATGGCTTGACGCAATATCTAAACAACCCTAACGGCGGCGAAGGCGTCTGTGCCTATGTCGTTGACTCGGGTGTGGACGTCACCCATCCG GAATTCGGCGGTCGAGCGCACATGGTTAAGTCAACGGTGGACtggcatggccaagactgGGTCGGCCACGGCACGCACGTTGCCGGCATCCTCGGCAGCAACAGCTACGGCGTGGCAAAGCGTGTGACCATCtacggcatcaaggcccttTCCGAGCGGCCCGACGCCAGCGGCATATCGAATATGATAGCCGGCTTGGACTACGTCGCACAGGACGCACCCCATCGCCACTGCCCCAACGGAATCGTCGTCAACCTGTCGGCGGGCATAGCCGAAAGAATCTATGCTCTCAACAGGGCGGCTCGCGGGCTTGTCGAGAGGGGATACTTTGTAGCCGTCGCGGCAGGTAACGAAGGCCACGATGCCAGGTTCAACTCGCCTGCTTCCGAGCCGTCCATTTGCACCGTTGGCGACTATAGGTACCGGGATTCCAACTTTGGCCCTGCCGTTGATATCCAAGCGCCTGCCGTCAACGTTCTCTCTACTGTCCCCGGCGGCCGCATT TATCGCCTGACTGGCACTTCTATGGCCTCGCCCTTTATCGCTGGTCTTGCTGCGTCCATAGCTTCggcccatcatcaacgtGCCGGTCCGGATCTCTGCGCGTGGATGGTGCAGAGGGCTACTCCGCAATGA
- the mus-23 gene encoding Double-strand break repair protein mus-23, which yields MQSIPELLVEEKNDLPGVNFARDLAPFRVSRGASPISELEIRDKLPRGIEMFGSHPGLTIVHIFTPLTVERMTNPGKADTIRILVATDNHVGYEERDAIRKDDSWRTFDEILNIARTEDVDMVLLAGDLFHENKPSRKSLYQVMRTLRQNCLGMKPCPLEFLSDAATVFEGAFPHVNYEDPDINISIPVFSIHGNHDDPSGDGNYCSLDLLQAAGLLNYFGRVAEADNIEAKPILLQKGITKLALFGLSNVRDERMFRTFRDHKVKWFRPNVQMGDWFNMLAVHQNHHAHTATSYLPENVLPDWLDLVVWGHEHECLIDPTQNPDTGFHVMQPGSSVATSLVPGEAVQKHVAILSVTGKDFKVDKIPLKTVRPFVTRELVLAQDKRFKGLDKKKDNRQEVTRRLMEVVDEMIDEANADWEAIQTDEEALEERPLPLIRLKVEYTASDGGLFECENPQRFSNRFVGKVANTNDVVYFYRKKTSQRKATATLPENVLEALADGADAVKVEALVQDFLSAQSLKVLPQGPFGDAVNQFVSKDDKHAMELFVSEHLTGQVKQLLGLESDDEDLDGAMDIYRTRVEQQMTSGPGKGMFSTDKKRVLKPKPDTWDSDFDGNWEDEPDAWTYEGSTHDLSLTTTQGPGRTGRSRAEAHGEEMSDDEPAPRPARRTGRGTKAATTKAAEKKASAQKAPARGRSRKNVEQSEEEEEDVVMESEEEPAPPPKSTTRGKRAAATRTAASTTAKKTTTRGAAKSKQTKLDFSQKSGGASQKAFEISDDEISDDDAFEPAPPVSSRTRRR from the exons ATGCAGTCTATTCCTGAGCTACTCGTGGAGGAAAAGAATGATTTGCCTGGTGTCAATTTTGCACGTGATCTCGCACCATTTCGCGTCTCCCGCGGCGCGTCTCCAATCAGTGAATTAGAGATTCGAGACAAGCTTCCCCGCGGCATTGAAATGTTCGGCTCACACCCTGGTCTGACAATTGTGCACATTTTCACGCCACTTACCGTCGAACGAATGACCAACCCAGGGA AGGCCGATACCATCAGAATCCTCGTCGCAACAGACAACCATGTCGGCTACGAAGAGCGCGACGCCATTCGCAAAGATGACAGCTGGCGAACTTTTGACGAAATCCTGAATATTGCTCGAACTGAAGAT GTTGACATGGTCTTACTTGCTGGCGACCTCTTCCATGAAAATAAACCCTCACGAAAGTCCCTCTACCAGGTCATGCGTACGCTGCGACAAAACTGCCTCGGCATGAAGCCGTGCCCTCTCGAGTTCCTCTCCGATGCTGCCACCGTCTTCGAAGGCGCATTTCCCCATGTCAATTACGAAGACCCCGATATTAATATTTCGATACCTGTATTTTCCATTCATGGCAACCACGATGATCCCTCGGGAGACGGCAACTACTGTTCGCTCGACTTGTTACAAGCTGCCGGCCTGCTGAATTATTTTGGACGAGTAGCCGAGGCCGACAATATTGAGGCCAAGCCAATTCTCCTCCAAAAAGGCATTACAAAACTCGCCCTGTTCGGTTTAAGTAATGTCCGAGACGAACGAATGTTTCGGACTTTTCGAGACCATAAAGTCAAGTGGTTCAGGCCAAATGTGCAAATGGGCGATTGGTTCAATATGCTCGCTGTCCACCAGAATCATCATGCACACACCGCGACATCATATCTCCCCGAGAACGTACTACCGGACTGGCTTGACTTGGTGGTTTGGGGACACGAACACGAATGTCTCATTGATCCTACACAGAACCCCGACACAGGCTTTCACGTCATGCAGCCTGGCTCGTCGGTAGCCACGTCACTTGTGCCAGGCGAGGCGGTGCAAAAGCACGTGGCCATTTTGAGCGTAACAGGCAAGGATTTCAAAGTTGACAAAATCCCATTAAAGACGGTGCGCCCTTTCGTGACTAGAGAACTCGTTCTGGCTCAGGATAAGCGATTCAAGGGCTtagacaagaagaaggacaacAGACAAGAAGTGACCAGGCGGCTAATGGAAGTTGTGGATGAGATGATTGACGAAGCAAATGCAGATTGGGAAGCCATCCAGACAGATGAAGAGGCGCTAGAAGAGCGACCGCTGCCTCTGATTCGGCTCAAGGTCGAGTACACGGCCTCGGATGGGGGTCTGTTTGAGTGTGAGAACCCACAGCGATTTTCTAACCGATTTGTTGGCAAAGTTGCCAATACAAACGATGTCGTCTACTTTTACCGCAAAAAGACTTCACAGC GCAAAGCTACAGCCACGCTTCCCGAAAATGTTCTcgaggccctcgccgacggtgccgacgccgtcaaggtAGAGGCGCTGGTACAAGACTTCTTATCTGCCCAGTCTCTTAAAGTCTTGCCGCAAGGCCCCTTTGGAGACGCGGTAAATCAGTTCGTTTCAAAGGACGACAAGCATGCCATGGAGCTGTTTGTCTCGGAACACTTGACGGGCCAAGTGAAGCAGCTCCTCGGGCTTGAATCCGATGATGAGGATCTCGACGGTGCCATGGACATTTACAGAACCAGAGTTGAGCAGCAAATGACCAGCGGCCCCGGCAAAGGAATGTTTAGTACTGATAAAAAACGGGTATTGAAACCAAAACCCGATACTTGGGATAGTGATTTCGACGGTAACTGGGAGGACGAGCCTGATGCATGGACATACGAAGGTTCTACCCACGACTTGAGTCTAACCACGACACAAGGGCCTGGGCGGACGGGTAGAAGCAGGGCAGAAGCTCACGGCGAAGAAATGTCCGACGATGAACCAGCACCGCGGCCTGCCAGACGAACAGGCAGAGGAACGAAAGCAGCTACCACAAAagccgccgagaagaaggcctcGGCCCAGAAAGCCCCGGCACGGGGACGCAGTCGTAAAAACGTCGAACAaagcgaggaagaggaagaagatgttGTCATGGAATCGGAAGAGGAGcctgcaccaccacccaAATCCACCACGAGGGGGaaaagagcagcagcaaccagaACAGCGGCATCAACGACGGCGAAGAAGACTACGACGCGGGGTGCCGCAAAGTCCAAGCAAACAAAGCTAGACTTTTCACAAAAGAGCGGGGGCGCGAGTCAGAAGGCTTTTGAAATTAGTGATGATGAGATATCCGACGATGATGCGTTCGAGCCCGCTCCCCCGGTTTCAAGTAGAACGaggagaagatga